From Oryza sativa Japonica Group chromosome 4, ASM3414082v1, one genomic window encodes:
- the LOC9269545 gene encoding uncharacterized protein has product MADTASPAAAREAMIEPASTPLLRRRGSYTRSMSHARDELGSFRSCLRWMCVEHSDGSSAVASWLVFTLLAVAVPAAARAALPRRAYDGQVQASLTLSAALAYLTLSRLVRRRGLRRLLYLDRLRHDSQDVRAGYTVELAGSFRLLACFVLPCFLADAAYKVYWYCANRPFPLWWSAAACALEMASWMYRTAMFFMACVLFRIICFLQILRMTGFARDFGQCADVADVLRQHRRIREQLRRISHRYRKFIVSCLLLVTASQFSALLAATRPHAQVNIATSGELALCSLSLVTGLLICLHSAAKITHKTQAITSVAAQWHADATINSQERDHENPRTPIKASSYLHAAGPVVPQPAPNASSSGDESEDETSPSDDGLDGTKIVSFHATHISFQKRQALVTYLENNRAGITVFGFVVDRTWLHALFMIEFSLVMWLLGKTIGIS; this is encoded by the exons ATGGCCGacacggcgtcgccggcggcggccagggaGGCGATGATCGAGCCCGCGTCGACGCCGCTGCTGCGGCGGAGGGGGTCGTACACGAGGTCCATGTCGCACGCGCGCGACGAGCTGGGCAGCTTCCGGTCGTGCCTGCGGTGGATGTGCGTCGAGCACTCGGACGGCTCCAGCGCCGTCGCGTCGTGGCTCGTGTTCACGCTGCTCGCCGTGGccgtcccggcggcggcgcgcgccgcgctgccgcgccgcgcctacGACGGGCAGGTGCAGGCGTCGCTCACCCTCTCCGCGGCGCTCGCCTACCTCACGCTCTCCAGGCTCGTCCGGCGCCGCGGCCTGCGCCGGCTGCTCTACCTCGACAGGCTCCGGCACGACTCCCAGGACGTCCGCGCCGGCTACACCGTGGAGCTCGCGGGGTCCTTCCGCCTCCTCGCCTGCTTCGTCCTCCCCTgcttcctcgccgacgccgcgtaCAAGGTGTACTGGTACTGCGCGAACCGGCCGTTCCCGCTGTGGTGGTCCGCCGCGGCGTGCGCGCTGGAGATGGCGTCGTGGATGTACCGCACGGCCATGTTCTTCATGGCGTGCGTGCTGTTCCGGATCATATGCTTCCTGCAGATCCTGCGGatgaccgggttcgccagggaCTTCGGCCAGtgcgccgacgtcgccgacgtGCTGCGGCAGCACCGCCGCATCCGCGAGCAGCTCCGGCGGATCAGCCACCGCTACCGCAAGTTCATCGTCTcctgcctcctcctcgtcacGGCCAGCCAGTTCtccgcgctgctcgccgccacGAGGCCCCACGCCCAGGTCAACATCGCCACCTCCGGCGAGCTCGCG CTTTGCTCCTTGAGCCTCGTGACCGGGCTGCTGATCTGCCTCCACAGCGCGGCGAAGATCACGCACAAGACGCAGGCGATCACCAGCGTCGCGGCGCAGTGGCACGCCGACGCGACCATCAACAGCCAGGAGCGTGACCACGAGAACCCCAGGACGCCCATCAAGGCGTCCAGCTACTTACACGCCGCCGGCCCCGTCGTCCCCCAGCCGGCGCCGAACGCGTCGTCCTCCGGCGACGAGTCCGAGGACGAGACGtccccgagcgacgacggcCTCGACGGCACCAAGATCGTGTCGTTCCATGCCACCCACATCTCCTTCCAGAAGAGACAGGCTCTAG TGACCTACCTGGAGAACAACAGGGCGGGGATCACGGTGTTCGGCTTCGTCGTCGACCGGACATGGCTCCACGCGCTCTTCATGATCGAGTTCTCGCTCGTCATGTGGCTGCTAGGGAAGACCATTGGCATATCCTAA